TCATGTGTAGCCTCCTGTGTATCTGTTTCTTTTATTGAATATGCTGTGGGTTGCAGTATGCCGCTGGTTTCCCTGACATACAAATGTCTTCCCTTTTCTATCATACCAGATTTTAATTCTTCTTCAATCCTGTTTTGTCCATGGTACATTTAATGGTTGTAAAGAATTGGTGGCTGGTATAAAATTGGTAACAGGTGGAAACCTAAAAAACTGAGATTTTTCAATGCTCGCGTGTGAAAGGAGCATCCTGAAACACTACAGACATCTGAAAGATGAATTGGAAAAACGCTGATTATTTAGCGCTTCCCGAGTAAATGAGTAATAATGATGAGGTGAAAAAGATATGCAAGAACCAGTATTGATTGTCATGGCAGCCGGTATGGGCAGTAGATACGGAGGTCTGAAGCAGATGGATCCCGTTGGATCTGCAGGGGAATTGATCATTGATTTTTCTTTATATGACGCAGTGATGGCCGGATTTAAAAAAGTAATTTTCATTATCAAAAAAGAAATGGAAGAGGATTTCAGGGCATTGATTGATAATCGTGCGGGACGGTTTATTGAGGTAGAATATGCGTTCCAGGATATCAACGACCTGCCTCCCGGATATTCGGTGCCCGAAGGAAGGGTAAAACCTTGGGGAACCTGCCACGCAGTTCTGAGCTGCAAGGATAAAGTCAAAGGACCCTTTGCAGTAATCAATGCAGACGATTATTACGGCGCCGGAGCGTTCCACTCCATGTACGACTTCCTGGAAAAAGCCGAGGACGGGGAGCAGTACTGCTACAGCATGGTGGGATACCTGCTTGAGAATACACTGACGGAAAACGGTCATGTGGCCAGGGGTGTTTGCGAGACGACAGCAGACGGCTATCTGGCAGGCATCAAAGAACGTACAAAAATTATGTGGCGCGACGGAAAAATTCAATACACAGAAAATGATGAGGAATGGTTTACCGTTCCTGCGGGAACCACTGTATCCATGAACTTCTGGGGCTTTACACCTAGTATGATGAAAGAAATGGAGGCCCGTTTCCCTGCATTTTTAGACAAAGCTATAGCCGAGAATCCGTTAAAGGGGGAATACTTTCTGCCACTTGCGGTAGATCAGCTGACTTCTGAGAACAAGGCGAGGATTAAGGTGCTGGAATCCAGAGACAAATGGTATGGCGTCACCTATAAGGAAGACCGGGAATCGGTAGTAAATGCCCTGCAGTCTATGAAGGACAAAGGCCTGTACCCGGAAAAGCTCTGGGATTGACTGCGCAGAGAGACCATAACGGGAGAAAATAACTAAAAATAAGGCCGATCACAAGCGATAGAAAAATCGTTTATGGTCGGCCCTTAATTTGTAAAGATTCTATTACCTTACTTTTCAATTGATAAGGATTATAATGAATAAAGATATTTTACCAAGTTAAGCGGTAAGAATAATCGGCTCCCCATCGGTTACGATGATGGTATGCTCAAATTGAGCTACCAGACTGCCGTCAGGAGTTTTCAGTGTCCAGCCATCCTTGGCTTCCGTAACATATTCTGCTTTTGTCGAAAGAAAGGTCTCAACCGCAAGAACAAGTCCTGATCTCATCAGTCGTGCATCCCACTTACTATAATAATTCAGTATGTGAGCAGGATCCTCGTGGAGTCTTCTGCCGATCCCGTGCCCGCCCAGGTTTTTGATGACGGTAAAGCCATTGTTTTGGGCTTCCTCATAGATGGTCTTGCCGATGAGATTCAACCTGCAGCCAGCTCTCGCCCGTGAGATACTTTTCATCAAAGCAGCCTTAGAGCAGTCGCACAGTTTATTTTTCAGTGCGGCATCACGATCAAGAACAACGGTGGCGCCGGTATCGGCAAAGTAGCCATCCAGTTCTGCGGAAACATCCACATTGACCATATCACCAAATTTTAGCATCAAGGGGCCGGGAATTCCGTGGGCGGCCTGATCATTTACGCTGATGCAGGTAATTCCGGGGAAATTGTATTCTGATTTGGGGGCAGATGTAGCACCGAACTCCGAAAGAACTGCCCCTCCAATTTCATCCAGCTCTTTGGTTGTAATTCCAGGTTTGACAGCTTTGATCATTTCCTCTCTGGCTATGGAAACGATTTTTCCGATTTTCTCCAAAGCTTTTCTTTCTTTTTCCGAACTGACAGTCATCTTACTTCCTCTCTTTCTACCCTATCCTATCCCGCATTTTGGCAGGCATTGCTAAAATGGACAGTCTGCCGAATTTATTCTATTATAACGTATTATAGAAGTTCTGTTGCGAATTAATTCCTGCTGCATACTGTTTTTCCTGCTGAAATGGGCTGACACTTCTTAAAATACGCTACATTTTTGTTGAAGCATGAATGAATTGATTTGATCAGGGGTATATTTTAACCACTACTCTTTTAGGAAAAAATCAAACCACCACAGAGAAAAGAAGGAAATTGAAAAGGCATAATGAAAGATGCGGGAGGGTCAATACGATGAAAACAGAACGCTATAGTATGATATTGAAAAATTCTCCGATGGCGTTTGCCTACCACAAAATTGTTTTAGATTCCTATAGCGAACCATGTGATTATATCTTTCTTGAAGTAAATCCTGCTTTTGAGGAAATGACAGGGTTGATTGGAGAATCCATTTTAGGAAAAAGAGTTACTGAGGTCATCCCTGGAATCAGAAATGAAGCCTTTGACTTTGTAGGCACTTATGGAAAAATAGCGCTTGAGGGGGGCACTGCGGAATTCGAGCAGTATTCCACCGGTTTGAAACGATGGTATCGTATCCAGGTATACTCCCACGAAAAAAATTACTTCGCCGTAAATTTTCTTGATATTTCCAAGGAAAAGCAGCAGCTGGCCGAACGGGAGAGCTTAATGGAGCTGCTGAAGGAAAATGAGATGCAGTTTCATCGGCTGATTGATAATCTTCCTTTTTCCTTGATCATATCACATTTCGACGGCATGATCCTCTACATCAATGCAGCCGGAATGAAATTATTTGAAATGAGCGGAGAAGTAATCAACCGAAAAAGCACACTTCCATTTTGGATAGATATTAGGGACAGGCGTAATTTTCTGAGCGCAATTGAAGAACAGAAACAAATTCAGGATTTTGAAATGCATCTGAGGACTGACAAGGGGAATCAGTTCTGGGCCAGGGGAAGCGGTATGATGATCAAATATCATAATCAGCTTGCAATCCTTTCCACCCATCACGATATAACAGGACGCAAGGCAATGGAGACTGCTCTTAAAATTAGTGAGGAAAAGTTCCGACTGATCTTTGAGAACGCAGGAGAGAGCATTCTGATTGTACAGAATAACTGCATCCAAATTTTTAATCCCATGGTTCAAAGAATGACCGGGTATTCCGTTCAAGAACTCACGGAACGTTCCTTTATTGATTTTACCCATCCTGAAGACCGCAAACTTGCATTAAAGTCTTATCATGATAGACTCACCGGCAGAGCGGATTCAGAGCGATCCCAATATCGCATCGTTAGAAAGGATGGAGAAATCGTTTGGATTGAGACCCATGGCGTTAAAATTGATTGGAAAGGGCATCCTGCTATTCAGTATTTCATCATTGATATCACAGAGCAGAAAAAGGCACAAGACGCTTTAAGTGCCAGTGAAGAACAATATCGATTAATTACTGAGTTTGCTTCTGATATCATTTGGGTGTTTAATTACACAAACGATAAGTTCACTTATATCAGTCCGTCTGTATATCAACTTCTGGGTTATCAACCCGAAGAGGCAATGGAGCTCAAAATTTCTCAGATAATCCCCGAGGAATATCTGAAGCTGATAGAACACAGAACCACAGAGATCATCAAGGAATTTCTCGAAGGCGCCGGAAGCGGAAAAGCACATATCATGGAAGTCAAGAATATCCACAAGAACGGACAGCTGGTTTGGTTCGAATTATCCTCCAAATATCGATACAATCAGAAAAGCGAAATAGAGATCGTCGGAGTGAGCCGAAACATTGAAGAACGAAAAAAGGCAGAGAAAGAGGTTCTCTATCTGAGCTACCATGACCAGATGACCGGCCTATACAATCGGAGATTCTACGAAGAGGAGCTTCGCAGGATTGATCACATCAGAAATCTCCCGATCACGCTGGTTCTTGCAGATGTAAACGGACTGAAGCTTACCAACGATGCTTTTGGACATATTGCCGGGGACCAACTGCTGATCCGGACGGCAGAGGTTTTCACCAGGGAGTTTCGTCAGGGTGATCTGATTGCAAGGATCGGCGGAGACGAATTTGTTATTTTACTGCCCCGGACGGATGGGGAGGAGACAGACCGGATTATTGCAAGAATCAAAAAAGCGCTTGCAGCAGAACGTTGCGGAAATACGGTTTTGTCTGTATCCTTTGGCGCGGCCACAAAACAATCCATGGAGCAGGAAATGGAGAGCATCTTCATTGAAGCCGAAAATACCATGTATCGCCGTAAGCTAAATGAAAGCAACAGCATGAGGAATGAGACCATTAAAATCATCACCCATGCCTTGTACACAAAAAACCATACGGAAGAAGAACACAGCAGAAGAGTCGGAAGACTCTGCGGCAAAATTGCTGAGGCAATGGAGCTGAGCGAGGAAGCAATCAATGAAATCATAACAGCAGGGTTTCTCCACGATATCGGCAAAATCGGAATGGAAGAAAAACTGCTGCGCAAAGCAGAGCCGTTTTCACAAGAGGAATGGGCAGAATATAAACGTCACTCGGAAAAGGGCTATCAGATCTTGAAGGCCTCCAGTGAATTTGCCCAGGTTGCCCAGTATGTACTTTGCCACCACGAGCAGATGGACGGGCAGGGATACCCCAGAGGAATTGTCGGGGAGGACATCCCTATCCAGTCCAGAAT
This genomic window from Clostridiales bacterium contains:
- a CDS encoding nucleotidyltransferase; translation: MQEPVLIVMAAGMGSRYGGLKQMDPVGSAGELIIDFSLYDAVMAGFKKVIFIIKKEMEEDFRALIDNRAGRFIEVEYAFQDINDLPPGYSVPEGRVKPWGTCHAVLSCKDKVKGPFAVINADDYYGAGAFHSMYDFLEKAEDGEQYCYSMVGYLLENTLTENGHVARGVCETTADGYLAGIKERTKIMWRDGKIQYTENDEEWFTVPAGTTVSMNFWGFTPSMMKEMEARFPAFLDKAIAENPLKGEYFLPLAVDQLTSENKARIKVLESRDKWYGVTYKEDRESVVNALQSMKDKGLYPEKLWD
- the map gene encoding type I methionyl aminopeptidase; amino-acid sequence: MTVSSEKERKALEKIGKIVSIAREEMIKAVKPGITTKELDEIGGAVLSEFGATSAPKSEYNFPGITCISVNDQAAHGIPGPLMLKFGDMVNVDVSAELDGYFADTGATVVLDRDAALKNKLCDCSKAALMKSISRARAGCRLNLIGKTIYEEAQNNGFTVIKNLGGHGIGRRLHEDPAHILNYYSKWDARLMRSGLVLAVETFLSTKAEYVTEAKDGWTLKTPDGSLVAQFEHTIIVTDGEPIILTA
- a CDS encoding PAS domain S-box protein, encoding MKTERYSMILKNSPMAFAYHKIVLDSYSEPCDYIFLEVNPAFEEMTGLIGESILGKRVTEVIPGIRNEAFDFVGTYGKIALEGGTAEFEQYSTGLKRWYRIQVYSHEKNYFAVNFLDISKEKQQLAERESLMELLKENEMQFHRLIDNLPFSLIISHFDGMILYINAAGMKLFEMSGEVINRKSTLPFWIDIRDRRNFLSAIEEQKQIQDFEMHLRTDKGNQFWARGSGMMIKYHNQLAILSTHHDITGRKAMETALKISEEKFRLIFENAGESILIVQNNCIQIFNPMVQRMTGYSVQELTERSFIDFTHPEDRKLALKSYHDRLTGRADSERSQYRIVRKDGEIVWIETHGVKIDWKGHPAIQYFIIDITEQKKAQDALSASEEQYRLITEFASDIIWVFNYTNDKFTYISPSVYQLLGYQPEEAMELKISQIIPEEYLKLIEHRTTEIIKEFLEGAGSGKAHIMEVKNIHKNGQLVWFELSSKYRYNQKSEIEIVGVSRNIEERKKAEKEVLYLSYHDQMTGLYNRRFYEEELRRIDHIRNLPITLVLADVNGLKLTNDAFGHIAGDQLLIRTAEVFTREFRQGDLIARIGGDEFVILLPRTDGEETDRIIARIKKALAAERCGNTVLSVSFGAATKQSMEQEMESIFIEAENTMYRRKLNESNSMRNETIKIITHALYTKNHTEEEHSRRVGRLCGKIAEAMELSEEAINEIITAGFLHDIGKIGMEEKLLRKAEPFSQEEWAEYKRHSEKGYQILKASSEFAQVAQYVLCHHEQMDGQGYPRGIVGEDIPIQSRILRLADAYDTMVHPRGSAEAMTKEEVTRSIRESAGTEFDVQIAELFLEKVLPEEVSPHHIDRITENKIQ